GCCGAGGAAGACCGAACCGGCCGGCTTGAGCTTGCGTAGTACCGACGTCCGGTCGACCAGTGGCACGGACTGGACCCGCCAGCCGGTCATCGAGGTGGCCCCGGCGGCCACGATCCGGTCGAAGTGCTCCAGCGACTCGATATCCACATGTGGAACAGCAGGCATCGTCACGCAGAGCACCCTAGCGCCCGGGCTAGTCCTTCAGGCCCGCATTGATGTCGGCGTTCATCACGTACTTCTGGAAGACCAGGTAGAGGGCCACCAGCGGGATCATCGACAGCACCGACGCGCCGAGCAGGACCGACCAGTTCACGTTCTCCGCGCCCACGATGGTCGCCACGCCGATCTGGAGGGTGTACTTGCCCGGGTCGTTCAGCACGACCAGCGGCCAGATGTAGTCGTTCCAGCGCCACTGGAACGAGAAGATCGCCAGCGTCAGCATGATCGGTCTCGACAGCGGCAGCATGATGCGCAGCAACGTCGAGAGCTCTCCCGACCCGTCGATGCGGGCCGCCTCCAGCAAGTCGTTCGGCACCGTGAGGAAGAACTGCCGGAACATGAACGTCCCGGTCGCGGTGATCACCGCCGGTACGACGACGGCCGACAAACTGTTGTAGAGGTGCAGATCGCGCACCACCAGGAACAGCGGCGCGAGGATGACCTCGCCGGGCAGCATCGTGGTCGCCAGGATGCAGAGCGCGAACGCCTTGACCCACCAGTTGTTGTACTTCGCCAGCGCGTACCCGCAGGCGGCACTGGCCACGATGGTGAGCACGGTGGCCGAGACCGCGACGATCAGCGTGTTGACGAAGTACTTGGCGACGTCGAAGCTCGTCCAGGCCTGGGTGTAGCCCTTGATCGTCGGGTGCTTGGGGAAGAACGTCAGCGGGTACGAGAACAACTCGCCGGCGGGCTTGAACGAGCTGAGCAGGAACCACAGGACCGGCAGGCCGTACACGGCGACCATCAGCCACATGATGGCCGTCGCCCAGAACTTCTTGGTGAGGTCTCCGGTCATGCCCTGCTTGACGGGACGGCGAACGGCCGAGGGCGCGGTGGTGGCGGCCATGTCAGGACTCCCTGCGCCGGTTGATGACGAGTTGCACGATCGCGATGACCATCAGGATCAGCATGAGGACGAACGACGCGGCGCTCGCGTAACCGATCTGCGCTCGCTGGAAGCCCTTGGTGTAGATGTACTGGACGATGAGGTTGTTGGCCGTGCCCGGGCCGCCGGCGTTGATCGCCTGGACGAGCGCGTACTCCTTCATCGACCCCAGCACGCTCAGCAGCACCACGATGAAGGTCGTCGGCGCGATCGCGGGCAGGGTGATGTTGCGGAACTTGGCCCACGAGCCGGCTCCGTCGAGCGACGCCGCCTCGTAGTACGCCGTCGGCACGTTCTTCAGGGCCGCGACGAACAGCAGCATGTTGAAGGCCGTGCCGCCCCAGGCCGCGGCGATGATGACGACGAACAGGGACAGGTTCGCGTTCGACTGCCAGGGCACCTCCTTGCCGCCCAGTGACGTGATGACGAAGTTGACCAGGCCGAAGTTCTCGCCGAACATCCAGCGCCAGATCACACCGGCGATGATCGGGGAGATCAGCCAGGGCAGGAAGAAGATGATCCGGGCGACGCTCTTGCCCTTGGTGTAGTCCGTGACCAGCAGTACCGCGGTGCCCAGTGACAGCACGATCGTCAGCGGCACCACGCCGGCAGTGAAGGTCACTGTGCGAGTCAGGGCCGAGTAGAAGGCCTTGTCGTTCAGCAGCCGCTGGTAGTTGTCCAGGCCCACGTACGGCGCGTCGCCGACGCCGGTGTAGCTGGTGAACGAGTACAGCAGGCCGGTCACCGCAGGC
The window above is part of the Kribbella voronezhensis genome. Proteins encoded here:
- a CDS encoding carbohydrate ABC transporter permease; protein product: MAATTAPSAVRRPVKQGMTGDLTKKFWATAIMWLMVAVYGLPVLWFLLSSFKPAGELFSYPLTFFPKHPTIKGYTQAWTSFDVAKYFVNTLIVAVSATVLTIVASAACGYALAKYNNWWVKAFALCILATTMLPGEVILAPLFLVVRDLHLYNSLSAVVVPAVITATGTFMFRQFFLTVPNDLLEAARIDGSGELSTLLRIMLPLSRPIMLTLAIFSFQWRWNDYIWPLVVLNDPGKYTLQIGVATIVGAENVNWSVLLGASVLSMIPLVALYLVFQKYVMNADINAGLKD
- a CDS encoding carbohydrate ABC transporter permease; translation: MVDSIHATAEAPSRAVRRGPEPARPRLLRRRGRRLNRYTGAPLVLISVNLLLFVTFFVWPAVTGLLYSFTSYTGVGDAPYVGLDNYQRLLNDKAFYSALTRTVTFTAGVVPLTIVLSLGTAVLLVTDYTKGKSVARIIFFLPWLISPIIAGVIWRWMFGENFGLVNFVITSLGGKEVPWQSNANLSLFVVIIAAAWGGTAFNMLLFVAALKNVPTAYYEAASLDGAGSWAKFRNITLPAIAPTTFIVVLLSVLGSMKEYALVQAINAGGPGTANNLIVQYIYTKGFQRAQIGYASAASFVLMLILMVIAIVQLVINRRRES